One segment of Parvularcula sp. IMCC14364 DNA contains the following:
- the kynA gene encoding tryptophan 2,3-dioxygenase — MTDTKKPVEHHGAELDFSDKMSYGDYLQLEKILTAQTPLSTAHDEMLFIIQHQTSELWMRLAIYELKAARQMLRDERLRECFKVLSRIARIFEQINKAWDVLRTMTPSEYTEFRDKLGLSSGFQSWQYRAIEFLAGNKNAAMLKPHAHLPEKQLELKSLLEAPSLYDEVLILMSKRGFELPSDVLKRDWSRKYQHNEHVQKAWRQVYEKPLEHWELYELAEKLVDFEDYFRRWRFNHVTTVERVIGFKQGTGGTSGVGYLQKMLSTVLFPELWQVRTDL; from the coding sequence ATGACTGATACGAAAAAGCCGGTTGAACATCACGGCGCGGAGCTCGATTTCTCTGATAAAATGTCTTACGGGGACTACCTTCAGCTTGAAAAGATACTCACAGCGCAAACACCGCTTTCCACAGCGCATGATGAGATGCTTTTCATCATCCAGCATCAGACATCTGAATTATGGATGCGCCTTGCCATCTATGAGTTGAAGGCCGCGCGGCAGATGTTGCGTGATGAACGCCTGAGGGAATGTTTCAAGGTTCTCTCACGCATTGCCCGTATTTTTGAACAGATCAACAAGGCCTGGGATGTGCTGCGCACCATGACCCCGAGCGAATATACGGAATTTCGGGACAAGCTTGGCCTGTCGTCGGGGTTTCAGTCCTGGCAATATCGGGCCATCGAGTTTCTGGCGGGCAACAAAAATGCAGCGATGCTGAAGCCACATGCGCATCTGCCAGAGAAGCAGCTTGAACTGAAATCCCTGCTAGAAGCGCCAAGCCTTTATGATGAAGTCCTGATTCTCATGAGCAAGCGTGGTTTTGAACTACCGTCTGACGTGCTGAAGCGGGACTGGTCACGGAAGTATCAGCATAATGAGCATGTGCAGAAGGCATGGCGACAGGTATACGAAAAACCTCTCGAACATTGGGAATTATACGAGCTTGCTGAAAAGCTGGTGGACTTTGAGGATTATTTTCGTCGCTGGCGGTTTAATCACGTGACAACCGTTGAACGTGTGATTGGATTCAAGCAGGGCACCGGGGGCACATCAGGAGTTGGCTATCTGCAAAAAATGCTCTCGACAGTCCTGTTTCCGGAACTCTGGCAAGTGCGAACTGATCTGTAG
- a CDS encoding Lrp/AsnC ligand binding domain-containing protein has translation MRTIFVMIKCELGKAYDVAGELVDSIEQVPSVYSISGDFDLMAQFHLPADMDIGRFVNEQVHKVSGIANTKTIICFNAFTSDSGISDA, from the coding sequence GTGAGAACAATCTTTGTCATGATTAAATGTGAACTGGGCAAGGCTTATGACGTTGCCGGTGAGCTTGTTGACTCCATTGAGCAGGTGCCTTCCGTCTACTCAATTTCCGGTGACTTTGATCTGATGGCGCAGTTTCATCTGCCTGCGGATATGGATATTGGACGCTTCGTCAATGAGCAAGTGCATAAAGTGTCCGGGATCGCCAATACAAAAACGATCATCTGCTTCAATGCGTTTACCTCCGATTCAGGGATCAGTGATGCCTGA
- the kynU gene encoding kynureninase, producing MQHVEQLDQRDPLRHLRGAFHLPEGIIYLDGNSLGPLPRDVSARTQRVVAEEWGQSLIKGWNDHDWIGLPQRVGNKIARLIGAPGGTVIAADSTSLNLLKVLSAALSLRPERKIILSDTGNFPTDLYMAQGISSTLGADHELKLVAPEMAVDAIDDTVAVLMLTEVDYRTGRKHDMAALTRRAHQAGVLTIWDLAHSAGAVPVDLTSAQADFAIGCGYKYLNGGPGAPAFVYVRPDHLNSFAPSLSGWMGHAAPFDFDLTYKPAKGIDRMLVGTPTILSMSALDSALDLWRDISMEDVRQKSLAMTDMFIAEVAKRCTDQGLELLTPREHELRGSQVSFSCPNGYAVMQALIAEGVIGDFRSPDIIRFGFTPLYLRYADVITAAETLARVLQEQLWDRPQFLERAKVT from the coding sequence ATGCAGCATGTAGAGCAGCTGGATCAGCGCGATCCATTGCGCCATTTACGGGGCGCGTTCCACCTGCCTGAAGGCATAATCTACTTGGATGGAAACTCTCTGGGGCCTTTGCCGCGTGATGTTTCGGCGCGTACACAGAGGGTTGTTGCTGAGGAATGGGGGCAGAGCCTGATCAAGGGCTGGAATGATCATGACTGGATTGGCCTGCCGCAGCGTGTTGGCAACAAAATTGCCCGCCTGATCGGAGCGCCGGGTGGCACAGTGATCGCGGCAGATTCCACCTCCCTTAATCTGCTCAAGGTGCTCTCTGCCGCCCTCAGCTTGCGACCAGAGCGAAAAATTATCCTGTCTGACACAGGTAATTTTCCCACAGACTTGTATATGGCGCAGGGAATTTCCAGTACTCTTGGTGCAGATCATGAGCTGAAACTTGTGGCGCCGGAGATGGCTGTCGATGCCATAGATGACACTGTGGCTGTGTTGATGCTAACCGAGGTCGATTACCGGACTGGGCGCAAGCATGATATGGCGGCATTGACCCGGCGTGCCCATCAGGCCGGTGTTCTGACCATCTGGGACCTTGCCCATTCAGCAGGCGCAGTGCCCGTTGACTTGACGTCGGCGCAGGCCGACTTTGCCATCGGGTGTGGCTATAAATACCTTAATGGCGGCCCCGGCGCCCCGGCATTTGTTTATGTGCGCCCGGATCACCTGAACAGCTTTGCGCCCTCTCTCTCCGGCTGGATGGGCCATGCTGCGCCGTTCGATTTTGATCTTACCTACAAGCCGGCAAAGGGCATTGACCGTATGCTTGTTGGCACACCAACAATCCTCAGCATGTCCGCGCTTGATAGCGCGCTGGACTTGTGGCGCGACATTTCCATGGAGGATGTCCGACAAAAATCTCTGGCCATGACGGATATGTTCATTGCAGAAGTAGCCAAGCGCTGCACCGATCAGGGTCTTGAATTGCTCACACCGCGCGAACATGAATTGCGTGGCAGTCAGGTTTCCTTCAGTTGCCCGAATGGCTATGCCGTGATGCAAGCCCTTATAGCAGAAGGTGTTATTGGCGATTTCCGGTCGCCTGATATTATACGCTTTGGATTTACGCCGCTCTATTTGCGGTATGCGGATGTTATCACAGCCGCTGAAACGCTGGCGCGTGTGCTGCAGGAGCAACTTTGGGACAGGCCGCAATTTCTTGAGCGGGCAAAAGTAACATGA
- a CDS encoding molybdopterin cofactor-binding domain-containing protein has translation MGKWTRRAFLSAGVIAGGGILVGVALRPGNRADDVAGLVEGDGEKLVHAYIKIDQDNVVTAIVPHSEMGQGAQTALAQMLADELDADWDLVKVEEAPAIGEYAFYSIGRGYLFKDINLPGIVVPTIEGAMMMLSDSLDLQVTGGSMSVRVTGTYGMRVAGAATRDMLKRAAAKEWGVPAAEITTEKSMLIHDSSSRREPYAAFAAAAAEMTPSYTPKLKELSDYKIMGKPVQRLDIPSKVDGSAMFALDIRLPGMVYATVTRSPVFGGKVVSVDDAAARAVNGVLDVIPLPASSADMMIGGFSAGEAVAVVANGYWAAQRGLRALDIQWDSNGNDAVSSAQIATQHQQDISLSADRKNDRTQGDMQAAFDTAEKVISAEYNVPYLAHTCMEPLNATAHVQDGKCEVWVGCQNPLGFRRAVAEALGYKEDQVTLNNLLMGGGFGRKSRPDWAIQAALLSKAVGKPVQLIWSREEDVRQDFYRPASRSNFRAAMAADGTLTAWENTYVNKQEPAEAPLIPYAVDAQDIGYLQSPSHVPWGAWRSVDESQHGFYTESFIDECAAAAGQDPLSYRAELLKDHPRHLAVLDRVAREANWSHPLKQGQGRGVAIKESFGSIVAQVAEISLVNNEVVIDRMVAVIDPGFAVSPDGVVAQIESGIIYGLTAAIYGEITIEDGAVKQSNFHDYQALRMTASPLIETHIINSGFSPGGAGEPGTPPAAPALANAIFAATGRRIRELPLSKHIQFTEGYRA, from the coding sequence ATGGGTAAATGGACAAGAAGAGCCTTTCTGAGTGCAGGTGTCATCGCCGGTGGCGGCATTCTTGTGGGCGTAGCGCTGCGACCGGGCAACCGCGCCGATGATGTGGCCGGCCTGGTCGAGGGTGACGGCGAGAAACTGGTTCATGCCTATATCAAGATTGATCAGGACAATGTCGTGACCGCGATTGTTCCACATTCCGAGATGGGCCAGGGCGCGCAAACGGCGCTGGCGCAAATGCTGGCGGATGAACTGGATGCAGACTGGGACCTGGTCAAGGTTGAAGAAGCACCGGCGATCGGAGAATATGCGTTCTATTCCATCGGGCGCGGCTATCTTTTCAAGGACATCAATTTGCCCGGCATTGTCGTGCCCACGATAGAGGGCGCAATGATGATGCTCTCGGATTCACTCGACCTGCAGGTGACCGGTGGCAGCATGAGCGTGCGGGTTACCGGCACCTATGGTATGCGTGTTGCCGGCGCTGCAACACGCGACATGCTCAAACGTGCTGCGGCAAAAGAATGGGGCGTGCCTGCGGCTGAGATCACCACCGAGAAAAGTATGCTGATCCATGACAGCAGCTCACGGCGGGAGCCCTATGCGGCCTTTGCCGCGGCGGCAGCTGAAATGACGCCCTCCTACACGCCGAAACTGAAAGAACTTTCAGACTACAAAATCATGGGCAAACCCGTGCAGCGCCTGGATATTCCGTCCAAGGTTGATGGCAGCGCCATGTTTGCGCTCGATATTCGACTGCCGGGCATGGTCTACGCAACCGTCACCCGCTCGCCTGTATTTGGTGGCAAAGTTGTTTCTGTTGATGATGCAGCAGCGCGCGCTGTCAATGGTGTGCTGGATGTCATCCCCCTGCCCGCCAGCAGCGCAGACATGATGATTGGCGGCTTTTCCGCCGGAGAAGCGGTGGCAGTGGTTGCCAACGGATACTGGGCAGCACAGCGCGGGTTGCGCGCGCTTGATATTCAGTGGGACAGCAATGGCAACGATGCTGTTTCCAGTGCGCAAATCGCCACGCAGCACCAGCAGGACATTAGTCTGTCAGCAGACCGGAAAAATGATCGCACACAAGGCGATATGCAGGCGGCCTTTGACACAGCCGAAAAAGTGATCAGTGCAGAATATAACGTACCCTATCTGGCCCATACCTGCATGGAACCACTGAACGCCACCGCACACGTACAGGACGGGAAATGCGAGGTCTGGGTCGGCTGCCAGAATCCGCTCGGCTTCAGGCGCGCCGTGGCCGAGGCACTGGGGTACAAGGAAGACCAGGTTACGCTCAATAACCTTCTGATGGGCGGCGGCTTTGGGCGCAAATCCCGGCCGGACTGGGCCATTCAGGCGGCGCTTCTGTCTAAAGCTGTTGGCAAGCCTGTCCAACTTATCTGGTCACGGGAAGAAGACGTGAGACAGGATTTTTACCGGCCAGCATCCAGAAGCAACTTCCGTGCAGCGATGGCGGCGGATGGCACATTGACCGCCTGGGAAAACACCTATGTCAACAAGCAGGAACCGGCAGAAGCACCACTCATTCCGTATGCGGTAGATGCGCAGGATATCGGATACCTGCAAAGCCCCAGCCACGTTCCCTGGGGTGCCTGGCGAAGTGTGGATGAATCACAGCACGGGTTCTATACGGAAAGCTTTATTGACGAATGCGCCGCTGCTGCCGGACAGGACCCGCTCTCCTATCGCGCGGAGCTGCTCAAAGACCATCCGCGCCACCTGGCTGTGCTCGACCGCGTGGCCAGAGAGGCCAACTGGTCGCACCCCCTCAAACAGGGGCAAGGGCGCGGTGTGGCCATAAAGGAATCGTTCGGCTCAATCGTCGCACAGGTTGCAGAAATCAGCCTCGTGAATAACGAAGTCGTAATCGACCGCATGGTGGCGGTAATAGACCCCGGCTTCGCGGTTTCCCCTGACGGGGTCGTGGCGCAAATCGAGTCCGGCATCATTTATGGCCTGACAGCTGCGATCTATGGTGAAATCACGATTGAAGACGGCGCTGTTAAACAGAGCAACTTCCATGACTATCAGGCACTGCGCATGACGGCCTCACCCCTGATTGAAACCCACATCATCAACAGTGGATTTAGCCCCGGCGGGGCAGGCGAGCCGGGCACGCCGCCCGCGGCCCCTGCCCTTGCCAATGCGATCTTCGCGGCCACGGGCAGGCGCATCCGGGAGTTACCTTTAAGCAAGCATATTCAGTTTACAGAAGGGTACAGGGCATGA